The Euleptes europaea isolate rEulEur1 chromosome 19, rEulEur1.hap1, whole genome shotgun sequence genome includes a window with the following:
- the LOC130491348 gene encoding urotensin-2-like: MEKLGWSCFFLVSLSGPLWALPVASSSEITYWISAANKDAGLNLKALNGRNQGSLRQTLPRLLSAQVDSQPSKSGLGPNSFTPRESVKEGLFGNLPRNALLNRLLAKDRKRGSLSECFWKYCV; encoded by the exons ATGGAGAAACTGGGATGGAGCTGTTTCTTTCTGGTCAGCCTGTCTGGGCCTCTCTGGGCTCTCCCCGTGGCCAGCTCCAGTGAGATCACCTACTGGATCTCAG CAGCCAATAAAGATGCAGGGTTAAATCTGAAGGCACTGAACGGCAGGAATCAGGGCTCCCTTCGACAGACTCTGCCAAGGTTACTCAGCGCACAGGTGGACAGTCAACCCAGCAAATCTG GTCTAGGACCCAACAGCTTCACCCCAAGGGAAAGTGTCAAAGAG GGTCTCTTTGGAAACCTCCCCAGGAATGCTTTGCTGAATCGCTTACTGGCCAAGGACAGGAAACGGGGCAGCCTCTCCGAATGTTTCTGGAAATACTGCGTGTAA